Sequence from the Schaalia sp. 19OD2882 genome:
CCCCGACAGTTTCCTGCGTCTGCTGGCCCGCAATGCCGTCGGAGTGCTCGGGATCGGAGTGGCCTTCGTCCTCGGCGCGGGACTGGCCGTGGTCACGGACCTGGCCGGAGACCTCTTCTTCGACACGGTCGGCATCTCAGGGCGCGCACCCCGACTCTTCGCCGCCGCCGCGTCCAATGGCATCCAATTCCTCGTCTTCGCAGCAGCCACATGGCTGCTCATCAGGCACGTCGCCGGCGTGCGGGTCCCCCGACGAGACCTCCTGTGGGGGCTGGCCCTGACGGGAATCGCCAGCCTGGTCCTGCGCATGGTCGGCACCTCGGCCGCAGGCGCCGTCAAAGGACCCCTGCTCACCACCGCCACGGCTCTGGTCACCCTGGTCCTGTGGCTCAACCTGCAGATGCGTCTGGTCCTGACCATGTGCGCCTGGATGGCCAACCCGCCCCGGCTGCACGTCGTCACCGACGCCGCCAGCGTCCACTTCGTCGAATGCCCGAACTACGTCACCGTCTCGGCGCCTCACACCCTGCTGTGGCCGCACAATGCTGCCTCCGGCGACATCGTGCCGACAGGAACCCGAGGGCTTGACGCCCGGCCCTGCGTCCCGCCTCAGACCTCGTAGTCGACGACCAGGGGCGCGTGGTCCGAAAAACGCGCATCATAGGACGCCGCGCGGCAGACTTCGACGCGCTTGGCCATCTGCCCAAGTGAGGGGGTCGTGAACTGGTGGTCGATCCGCCACCCCGCGTCGTTGTCGAAGGCCTTGCCGCGCCACGACCACCACGTGTA
This genomic interval carries:
- a CDS encoding YhjD/YihY/BrkB family envelope integrity protein → MSHARGNTLGAASPEIEKNANPTRSRQATILREASAGSFRALARALGEGTPLERLRALTQWWPNTRLARTLARYSIRNGGLLSTGMALTTLLSLTAALTAGLTVFVALLGGNDELRGAVHAGIDTALPNLLRSAANPDGLVDPDSLINSNALSLTGSVSFALAIWAALNVVGQMGSSIRSMFAVTAIPDSFLRLLARNAVGVLGIGVAFVLGAGLAVVTDLAGDLFFDTVGISGRAPRLFAAAASNGIQFLVFAAATWLLIRHVAGVRVPRRDLLWGLALTGIASLVLRMVGTSAAGAVKGPLLTTATALVTLVLWLNLQMRLVLTMCAWMANPPRLHVVTDAASVHFVECPNYVTVSAPHTLLWPHNAASGDIVPTGTRGLDARPCVPPQTS